TTAGCAATTGATTTTTGCGCTATCGTGttacataattttttttaatatatatcttttattatgttatttataatttataattttagttttaacTAATTTTTTAGACAAAATTATGCGGTTGGTCTTAGAATTTTGCACCAAAATTTAGTTAGAAATTAATTTTATTAGTATAACATGTACATCATTTAAGACCATCGTTAACAAGGAGTTTTGCACCTGTTTTTGGCCCAGCACGCCAGCAACACGCATGCTGGAGGGTAAGAGGGTGGTCCGTGCTGGATGTTAGTACGGGAAAAAACTGGGTGTGTTCAAGGCTTTTGGCGACGTGGAGGTTGGATATTGGACCGAAAATTAACGGATATATTTTATATATCCCATAGAAATCattaaattttatttaaaattatactCAATAAccttttttatataaatactacaAATTATTACCCCTATATACTAATGCTCACCAAAATCTTTGTAGTTTTAGTTATTTTGGATGGTAGTTttaagtttgcgttcacactgcaaTTGCTCCCTCATCTTTGCCTCAATTTATAAAACAACCCCTCAAATCCTGCAATTGCTCCCTCATCTTTGCCTCAATTTATAAAACAACCCCTCAAATCCACATTTTTttaaggggtaaaaagtgtaaatatagaatttttctaaaataaaataaacttattccacccgaatttttagagGGCTCTATCTTCTCGGTcggtacgagttaaatttttccgaacccaccgttcaactcaaaaaaatcttacgaccacaacgggactaactatacgcaaaacggacacttaaaAAAAACGCCCAATACCTCAGACTATATTCAATACTTATACACACCTATaatacgctccgttaactatgaatacgcaacccaaaggccccgttaactatgaatacgcaacccaaaggccccgttaactatgaatacgcaaaccaaaggccccgcggcatcgcgcgggctcCTTTTTCTAGTTGAACacaatttttattcaatttcaactCACATTTCTCTCTGTCTCCCACAATTTTCTAACAAAATATCAAACATGGATGCTTATTTAGGTATTGCCGATGATTCTTCGGACGACGAGTTATTATTAAATGTTATGGGTGCGTACGCCGAAGTGCTAGATCGAGAAGCTGATGAAGGCCCTAGTCAGAGACCCCCACGAGCACCCCGAAGGTATCTTCATAGGGATCGCGAAGGTgctgcaacacgtcaatggaaagacTATTTTTTCGATGATCCTACGTTTCCTTCTAATAAATTTAAAGACGTTTTTGAATGCGATCGCCCTTATTCCTACGTATCGTAAAAGGTATATCCGAATGCTCTCATCATCCTTTGCCAGCGCACTTTGAATTTTTTAAACAAAAACACGACGCTACTGGTCGTCCAAGTTTTAATATATATCAAAAGTGCGCATTTGTGTTGCACCAATTGGCATACGGTACATAAGGTGATATGTTTGACGAATATTGCGTATGAGTGAGCAAACATCATTAATGTGTTTAGACAACTTTTGTTTGTGTGTAACCGATTTGTATCAAAGAGAGTATCTACGAAAACCAACACAACATAATATTCAGCGATTATACATCGCACGAagcaaaacatagtttcaaagggATGCTTGGAAGCATCGATTGCATGCATATAAAAAAAACTATCTCTTATACTCGAAGTTGTAGCTTCATATGATATGTGGATATGTCACGCCTATTTTAATATTGCAGGTTCCAACAATGATATCACTGTGTTAAACCGATCACCATTGTTTGATTCTATTAAGAATGGTACAGCTGCAATTGCACTATTTACTGTAAATGGTCATGAGTACACACATGGTTATTATCTCACTGAAGGTATTTACCCGGATTGGGctacacttattaaagctttttcaTCCCAACAGACGAGCCACATGCAAAGTTTACACGGTTTCAAGAAAGTGTATGAAAGGATGTCGAGCGCACATTAGGTGTTCTTCAAGGTAGATTCAATATATTACGTGTGCCTGGACGAGCTTGGAAAGCCAAAAAAATGTCCCGCAATTATACGCTTATATACTATTGCACAATATGATCCAAGAGGATAACGGTTTTGCTATAACTTAACTCGACGAAGAGTATCTAAGAGATCTAGATAACCAACCTACTTTTGTTAGGATCGTAATAGTAATCATGCAACACGAGATAAAGAAATACGCGACAGAGATGTGCATAATCAACTTCAGGCAGATTTAACCGAGCATATATGAAATCTTCCACCAGATTTCCGACGCACCAACTAGTttttttttattgtatttttcgGACTATAAAATTATTGTAATCTTTTATTTTTaggactttttaattattgtaatcttttaTTAATTTTAAGTAATGTGTTTTTTATTAATTTGttattataattttaaaataacaatataactaattacacaaaattaccatattaactattagacaaaaatgatgaatagtatcaggggtatttttgtcatttcttTTTTTTGTTAACTTCCACTTTGCCAAAAAaaccccccacactttgttcaaacatTAAAACCAGCCCctcaaacaggggggtaaagtgtcaaacaaaaatgatgaatagtaccaggggtattttctttatttcatttttttttttaacttccaCTTTGTCaaactcccccccccccccccccccccccacacacacacacacacacacactttgttcaaacattaaaaccggccctcaaacagggggtaaagtgtcaaatcaatattttcataaaaaaatcttaaataaactccaccaaaatattcaacaggtcatatcttctcgctcgcaacgagttaaatttttccggcatcatcgttaaactcgaaataattttacgaacacaacgtcactaactatacgcaaaacggattctttttgaaaaacgctaaatatttggggtagttttcatacacgttgattttgcgttaaatttttaaaagtcgacaattccatagcgaaacgcggagatgcacatatattgttaatttaaaataacatttagatctttcacgggttataccttttagttcgactagagttgcgcttcaacgacatcgttagtcacgaaataatttaacaaactaaacgcaataaaatacattgaaaaccgaaccctcagcgcgaagcgagggttcgaaaactagtaaaAACTAAAAtcaagaaaaatgaaaaagaaataaaaaatgctCCACCCCTACTCACCAACATGCCACTCAGCACGCTACCTATTTTTTACCAGTTTACCAGCACGCTCATCAAATACCTTACCCTTACCTATCAATACACCAACACGCACCTATCATTGTTGAAGATGGTCTAAATAAAGAGAATGAAGTTTAAGATGTGGTGCAGTTAGATAATGAAACACGAAATTATTATCATATACCAAGTATAAAGCAATACAAAAATCATTATATCTCTATAATCTCTTTTATCATAgtataatattgatattgatattgatattcgtCTAAAAGTTTTATTGCTCCAAATCCCcataatatatttaaattaaatcATTGTAGTCGTTCACCCGCCTCTCTTTTGGAGTTTTAACTTGGAGAGAGGAAGGAAAGTGATGAGAaagtaaaataaatttttgtttcaGAGTTTTATTTTGAAGAGAAGtgaaaaaattatgtatataatttagtGTAATTTTCTTTCAATCTTTCCTTCCGGAATAAAAGTATCTTATTTCTTTTCCTACTCAACAAACCTCAAAAACGTATCGTTGCTGCTTTTCAGGACTCGATTCATTTAATGGACATAATGTGAACATATATATCTTATTAGAATGAACCACAACTTTTCGCAACAACTTCCTTgattcctttatatttttcttgtACTTGAAAAGACGCGATGTTTTGTCATTCTTTAAGAATACAGTCTCACTTTATTTCGGATTCGGACATTCATATAGTCGATATAAATAGAGGGTACCCTTTCTCTATAGTGAAACTaaactaaaaaaaatgcccaatgtGGTATTTATATTAAACAatctattattagtagtatcagtgGCTGTGAACATTTTGTTTTTTAATAACATGAAAGGTATTAATGAAATTATGTCTCCTTTCTCATTGTCAGCACCTACAAGTTGCTCAATCAATGATGAAAAGGATGACATAACTCACGATATCAAGACAACGTCGTTGGTGTTTTCATCGGCGTTATGTTCTAAGAATGATGATGTTGAAGTTCAAGATGGTGACGTAGTTGTTGATGATGGAGTTGTCATTGATCTTGATCAGTGAGTGTTTATTCAACTCAAACCTTATTTTATTTTTTAACTTTCAAAATGAAGAGTTAGTATATTTTTCtagaaaaaatatataataaaatggaacaattgcatgTAGTAATTTGAACTAGATTTTTGGTTATCTTTAACAAGAAAAAGGGAACCTAGTTATCTATGTATCTTGGTAGTATATATTAGAATTTTCAGTACATACTTTTTAAATATACGTTTTATGGTTTTCGAACCTATATATTACCATCGTTTATATATAAATGTATCAAGATCTGTAATTTGTAATAATCAAATAAACCAAACTTCATTACTCGAAATTCTTTATGAAGACAGTCAAAAGCTATAGCTATACTTTATTGattatatctattaattattatttttatgaattaattttTAATGTTATTCTTTATAGAACATAAATAGCTATCCCACTATTTGTTAGACAAAAGTTACATTTATGAAATCTTATGCTTTATTTTTAATTCTACGTATTTTTCCTAATGAATCATCACTTACATACAGTGGTGATCCAACAATGTATGAGGAGTTTTGGAAGAAAAAGGGCGAAGAAACAACCGTGGTGATCTCCGGTTGGCAATTTATGAGTTACTTTTCGGATATAAAAAATGTTTGTTGGTTTTTAGAATCAACATTGGCCGCTGCAGTTACAAGGTTGCACAAAGTGATTGGCAACGCTGTAACTGACAGTCGACACATTGTGGTTGGTACAGGTTCTTCCCAACTATATCAAGCTGCACTTTATGCTCTCTCATCTCCTGAATCCTCAGAGCCCTTAAATGTGGTGTCGGCTGCCCCATTTTATTCGGTAGCTTTTTTTTATCTTAGTATACCCATATACTTTCAATATTTATACTGAATATTGACAAAGATATTATTACGGAATAAAGCATAGTATTTGTATTTATACCTAACTTGCATAACAAGTAACCGACTTACAATAATAAACTATATAATtactaaatataataaaactaatctaAATAAGAATATTCTCTAATATATGCATGTACTCAATTGCAGTCGTATGTAGTGATGACGGACTACTTAAAATCCGGGCTACATAAATGGTCAGGAGATGCATACAAGTTTGATCATAACGGGAAACCTTATATTGAGGTGGTAACATCTCCAAACAATCCGGACGGATCTAAAAGGGAAGCTGTTGTGAATGGAGATAAAGGGAGTTTGATTTACGACCTTGCTTACTATTGGCCACAATATACACCGATATTGGGCCCCGCAGACTATGATATCATGCTATTTACAGTCTCCAAAATCACTGGTCATGCTGGTTCACGTATCGGGTAAATAATGTAATGGATAATCTAATTAGATGTGGCAATATGGTGCTTGGGTCAATTTTGGCTCCGTTTTACTACAAACGGGTCAAATGAGTATAGAAATTATTTTGCTAAAACAAGTCAAAGGTGTTTAAAAATCAGATTATCGACATGATAAAACTTTTTTAAGTAATCATCAAAATGACCTTTTATATGTCAAACATGTTTTGATCCGCAAATGGAAACTTATTAATGTTGAGAACTAAAGGTATACCATATATGTAATCTGTTGCAGTTGGGCTATTGTCAAAGATGGAGAGATTGCAAAGAAAATGACCAAATTTGTGGAGATCAACTCTATTGGTGTGTCAAAAGAGTCGCAGATTCGAGCTGCAAAGATTTTGGAGACATTATCGGATAGCGTTGAAATGAAAGAAAGTGAAACTTTTTTTGACCATAGTTATGAACTAATGTCAAACAGATGGAAGAAACTTAGAGAAGCAATAAGCCATAACAAACTCTTCAGTTTGCCTGAGTTTCCCATAAATACATGTCTTTTTAGCAGGCGAACTTTTGGACAATTTCCAGGTGGCAAAATTATAATCATCATGTCCTTTTATAAGTTAAAGTTCATTATTATGATCTAACAAAAAAATGATTTATATTAATTTTTGTAGCATTTGCTTGGTTGAAGTGTGAGGAAGAAGTTGGCGATTGTGAAAGCTTCCTTCGAGGTTATAAGATTAAAACCAGAAGTGGGAAACTTTTTGGAGTGGGTGCAGAATATGTGAGGGTTAGCATGTTGAGCCGCGAATCAGAGTTCAAGATTTTCGTAAATAGGTTGTCAACGATCAAAAAGGAACCTTAAGACGTGATCTTTTAATAAATCTTATATTGT
This genomic window from Rutidosis leptorrhynchoides isolate AG116_Rl617_1_P2 chromosome 2, CSIRO_AGI_Rlap_v1, whole genome shotgun sequence contains:
- the LOC139890349 gene encoding L-tryptophan--pyruvate aminotransferase 1-like, which codes for MDAYLGIADDSSDDELLLNVMGAYAEVLDREADEGPSQRPPRAPRRYLHRDREGSNNDITVLNRSPLFDSIKNGTAAIALFTVNGHEYTHGYYLTEGINEIMSPFSLSAPTSCSINDEKDDITHDIKTTSLVFSSALCSKNDDVEVQDGDVVVDDGVVIDLDHGDPTMYEEFWKKKGEETTVVISGWQFMSYFSDIKNVCWFLESTLAAAVTRLHKVIGNAVTDSRHIVVGTGSSQLYQAALYALSSPESSEPLNVVSAAPFYSSYVVMTDYLKSGLHKWSGDAYKFDHNGKPYIEVVTSPNNPDGSKREAVVNGDKGSLIYDLAYYWPQYTPILGPADYDIMLFTVSKITGHAGSRIGWAIVKDGEIAKKMTKFVEINSIGVSKESQIRAAKILETLSDSVEMKESETFFDHSYELMSNRWKKLREAISHNKLFSLPEFPINTCLFSRRTFGQFPAFAWLKCEEEVGDCESFLRGYKIKTRSGKLFGVGAEYVRVSMLSRESEFKIFLNQMTFSINRPLHIKISLMYF